In Jatrophihabitans sp., the following proteins share a genomic window:
- the gyrB gene encoding DNA topoisomerase (ATP-hydrolyzing) subunit B — protein MKEHRVPAKAASEYGADSITVLEGLEAVRKRPGMYIGSTGERGLHHLVWEVVDNSVDEALAGHCDRIEVTLLPNGGVRVVDNGRGMPVGMNTAQKKPAVEVILTILHAGGKFDSDSYAVSGGLHGVGISVVNALSSRLEVEIKREGHVWRQPYVDQKPAAPLHKGEPSKETGTTVTFWPDDQIFESIEFSYETIIRRLQEMAFLNKGLTITVCDERGGDHELRRVDYHYAGGIADFVKHLNATKSPIHKSVVYFEAEDKELRLSAEVALQWNESYSESVYTFANTINTHEGGTHEEGFRSALTSVVNRWATDKKIFKPNDEKLTGDDIREGLAAIISIKLAEPQFEGQTKTKLGNSEAKSFIQKVCNEWLADWFERNPTEGRMIITKATSAARARKAAQQARKLARKNALDTMGLPGKLADCRSTDPGKSELYIVEGDSAGGSAKSGRDSMYQAILPIRGKIINVEKARIDRVLKNTEVQSLITALGTGIHDDFDLAKLRYHKVVLMADADVDGQHITTLLLTLLFRFMRPLIEHGHVFLSQPPLYKIKWSKGDPDFAYSDRERDGLISQGEAAGRRRAAGDSIQRYKGLGEMNATELWETTMDPATRVLLRVTLDDAATADELFSVLMGDDVEARRSFIVRNAKDVRFLDI, from the coding sequence ATGAAGGAGCACCGAGTGCCGGCTAAGGCTGCGTCTGAATACGGAGCAGATTCGATCACCGTCCTTGAGGGGCTCGAAGCTGTCCGCAAAAGACCGGGCATGTACATCGGCTCCACCGGTGAGCGAGGCCTGCACCACCTGGTCTGGGAAGTGGTTGACAACTCCGTCGACGAGGCACTGGCCGGTCACTGCGACCGGATCGAGGTCACCCTGCTGCCCAACGGTGGCGTCCGGGTCGTCGACAACGGCCGTGGCATGCCGGTCGGCATGAACACCGCCCAGAAGAAGCCCGCGGTCGAGGTGATCCTGACCATCCTGCATGCCGGCGGCAAGTTCGACAGCGACTCCTACGCGGTCTCCGGCGGCCTGCACGGGGTCGGCATCTCGGTGGTGAACGCGCTGTCCTCCCGGCTTGAGGTCGAGATCAAGCGTGAGGGCCACGTCTGGCGCCAGCCCTACGTCGACCAGAAGCCGGCCGCGCCGCTGCACAAGGGCGAGCCCAGCAAAGAGACCGGCACCACCGTCACCTTCTGGCCCGACGACCAGATCTTCGAGTCGATCGAGTTCTCCTACGAGACGATCATCCGCCGGCTGCAGGAGATGGCCTTCCTGAACAAGGGCCTGACCATCACGGTGTGCGACGAGCGGGGCGGTGACCACGAGTTGCGCCGGGTGGACTACCACTACGCCGGCGGCATCGCTGACTTCGTCAAGCACCTCAACGCCACCAAGTCCCCGATCCACAAGTCGGTGGTCTACTTCGAGGCCGAGGACAAGGAGCTGCGGCTGTCGGCCGAGGTGGCTCTGCAGTGGAACGAGTCCTACTCCGAGTCGGTCTACACCTTCGCCAACACCATCAACACCCACGAGGGCGGCACCCACGAGGAGGGCTTCCGCAGCGCCCTGACCTCGGTGGTCAACCGGTGGGCGACCGACAAGAAGATCTTCAAGCCCAACGACGAGAAGCTGACCGGCGACGACATCCGCGAGGGTCTGGCGGCGATCATCTCGATCAAGCTGGCCGAACCGCAGTTCGAGGGCCAGACCAAGACCAAGCTGGGCAACTCCGAGGCCAAGTCCTTCATCCAGAAGGTGTGCAACGAGTGGCTGGCCGACTGGTTCGAGCGCAATCCCACCGAGGGCCGGATGATCATCACCAAGGCCACCTCGGCGGCGCGGGCCCGCAAAGCCGCGCAGCAGGCGCGCAAGCTGGCTCGCAAGAACGCCCTGGACACCATGGGGTTGCCCGGCAAACTGGCCGACTGCCGCTCCACCGACCCCGGCAAGAGCGAGCTTTACATCGTCGAGGGCGACTCGGCCGGCGGTTCGGCCAAGTCCGGCCGGGACTCGATGTACCAGGCGATCCTGCCGATCCGAGGCAAGATCATCAACGTCGAGAAGGCCCGGATAGACCGGGTGCTGAAGAACACCGAGGTCCAGTCGCTGATCACCGCGCTGGGCACCGGCATCCACGACGACTTCGATCTGGCCAAGCTGCGCTACCACAAGGTGGTGCTGATGGCCGACGCCGACGTCGACGGCCAGCACATCACCACACTGCTGCTGACCCTGCTGTTCCGCTTCATGCGACCGCTCATCGAGCACGGCCACGTCTTCCTGTCCCAGCCGCCGCTGTACAAGATCAAGTGGTCCAAGGGCGACCCGGACTTCGCCTACTCAGACCGCGAGCGTGACGGCCTGATCTCCCAGGGCGAGGCGGCCGGCCGGCGGCGCGCGGCTGGCGACTCGATCCAGCGGTACAAGGGCCTGGGCGAGATGAACGCCACCGAGCTGTGGGAGACCACCATGGACCCGGCCACCCGGGTGCTGCTGCGGGTCACCCTCGACGACGCCGCGACCGCCGATGAGCTGTTCTCGGTGCTGATGGGCGATGACGTCGAGGCTCGCCGGTCCTTCATCGTCCGCAACGCCAAGGACGTCCGGTTCCTAGACATCTAA
- the gyrA gene encoding DNA gyrase subunit A — translation MTEIPPPATTDRIEPVDIQLEMQRSFLDYAMSVIVARALPDVRDGLKPVHRRVLYAMYDSGYRPDRGHVKCSRVVGDVMGNYHPHGDMSIYDTLVRLSQPWSMRAPLIDGQGNFGSPGNDPAAAMRYCVTGQTMIATPDGDVAIADLLPGAEPNSTTEVDFKVIGRDGAPVRVSAFHHSGEHPVLTVSAGGRSVTGTANHPLLVIGRVQNVPTLMWKLMGEITDADVLVLRSSEFSGQSWAKTMPLLPDLSAVYRNGQARHLPDDGGDPRQFTLAPVSSVSPAGVEAVYSLRVDSADHAFLTNGFVSHNTEARLSPLAMEMLRDIDEDTVDFKPNYDGRSQEPVVLPSRIPNLLVNGGGGIAVGMATNLPPHNLREVAAGVTWALDHPDATPDELLEQLMREIPGPDFPTKALIVGRDGIEEAYRTGRGSIRMRAVVTVEEDSRGRAILVVTELPYQVNPDNLVENIAGLAREGKVGGIADINDESSDRIGMRIVVTLKRDAVAKVVLNNLYKHTQLQTTFGVTMLSIVDGVPRTLRLDQMVSYYVDHQVEVIQRRTRYRLRKAEERAHILRAYLKALDALDAVIALIRSSPSADAARTGLMQLLEIDEIQAVAILDLQLRRLAALERLRIQEEAAEIEAKIADFKDILDKPGRQRQIIRDELNEIVDKYGNERRTRLIPYDGDMSMEDLIAAEDVVVTITRTGYAKRTKTDLYRAQRRGGKGVQGAALKTDDLVAHFFVCSTHDWILFFTNKGRVYRTKTYDLPEANRNARGQHVANLLAFQPDEVIAEVITIKNYEASPYLVLATKAGLIKKTKLSDFDSNRSGGIVAINLREEDELIDAALISPTDDLLLVSKKAQSIRFKADDETLRPMGRATSGVIGMRFSGQDELLAMEVVQDDMEILIATDGGFAKRTKVAEYPVQGRGGKGVLTARIVSTRGALVGAMTVRPEDEIYAITSDGVVIRTSVAEVRRTSRQTMGVRLINLPDGVNLVSIARNADEPEEQE, via the coding sequence ATGACTGAGATCCCGCCGCCGGCGACGACTGACCGGATCGAACCGGTGGACATCCAGCTGGAGATGCAGCGCAGCTTCCTGGACTACGCGATGAGCGTGATCGTGGCCCGCGCGCTGCCCGACGTCCGGGACGGCCTCAAGCCAGTGCACCGGCGGGTGCTCTACGCGATGTATGACAGCGGCTACCGGCCCGACCGCGGCCACGTCAAGTGCTCGCGGGTGGTCGGCGACGTGATGGGCAACTATCACCCGCATGGCGACATGTCGATCTATGACACCCTCGTGCGGCTGTCCCAGCCGTGGTCGATGCGGGCGCCGCTGATCGACGGCCAGGGCAACTTCGGCTCACCGGGCAACGACCCGGCGGCCGCGATGCGGTACTGCGTCACCGGCCAGACGATGATCGCCACCCCCGACGGCGACGTGGCGATCGCCGACCTGCTGCCCGGGGCCGAGCCGAACTCGACCACCGAGGTCGACTTCAAGGTGATCGGGCGCGACGGCGCGCCGGTGCGGGTCAGCGCGTTCCACCACTCCGGTGAGCACCCGGTGCTCACCGTGTCGGCCGGCGGCCGGTCGGTGACCGGCACCGCCAACCACCCGCTGCTGGTGATCGGCCGGGTTCAGAACGTCCCCACCCTGATGTGGAAGCTGATGGGCGAGATCACCGACGCCGACGTCCTGGTGCTGCGCTCGTCGGAGTTCAGCGGCCAGAGCTGGGCCAAGACGATGCCGCTGCTGCCGGACCTGAGCGCGGTCTACCGCAACGGCCAGGCCCGGCACCTGCCCGACGACGGCGGCGACCCGCGCCAGTTCACCCTGGCGCCGGTCAGCTCGGTCTCACCGGCCGGCGTCGAGGCGGTCTACTCGCTGCGGGTCGACTCGGCAGACCACGCGTTTCTCACCAACGGCTTCGTCTCGCACAACACCGAGGCCCGGCTGTCGCCGCTGGCCATGGAGATGCTGCGCGACATCGACGAGGACACCGTCGACTTCAAGCCGAACTATGACGGCCGGTCCCAGGAACCGGTGGTGCTGCCGTCCCGCATCCCGAACCTGCTGGTCAACGGCGGCGGTGGCATCGCGGTCGGCATGGCGACCAACCTGCCGCCGCACAACCTGCGCGAGGTGGCCGCGGGCGTCACCTGGGCCCTGGATCACCCCGACGCCACCCCGGACGAGCTGCTCGAGCAGTTGATGCGCGAGATCCCCGGCCCGGACTTCCCGACCAAGGCGCTGATCGTCGGCCGGGACGGGATCGAAGAGGCTTACCGCACCGGCCGGGGCTCGATCCGGATGCGGGCCGTGGTGACCGTCGAGGAGGACAGCCGGGGACGCGCGATCCTGGTGGTCACCGAGCTGCCCTATCAGGTCAACCCCGACAACCTGGTCGAGAACATCGCGGGCCTGGCCCGCGAGGGCAAGGTCGGGGGCATCGCCGACATCAACGACGAGTCCTCGGACCGGATCGGCATGCGCATCGTGGTCACCCTCAAGCGTGACGCGGTGGCCAAGGTGGTGCTGAACAACCTCTACAAGCACACCCAGCTGCAGACCACCTTCGGCGTCACGATGCTCTCGATCGTGGACGGGGTGCCGCGCACCCTGCGACTGGACCAGATGGTCAGCTACTACGTCGATCATCAGGTCGAGGTCATCCAGCGGCGCACCCGCTACCGGTTGCGCAAGGCCGAGGAGCGCGCGCACATCCTGCGCGCCTACCTCAAGGCCCTGGACGCGCTGGACGCTGTGATCGCGTTGATCCGCAGCTCTCCCTCGGCCGACGCCGCCCGGACCGGGCTGATGCAACTGTTGGAGATCGACGAGATCCAGGCCGTGGCGATCCTGGACCTGCAACTGCGCCGGCTGGCCGCCCTGGAACGGCTGCGGATCCAGGAGGAGGCCGCCGAGATCGAGGCCAAGATCGCCGACTTCAAGGACATCCTCGACAAGCCCGGCCGGCAGCGCCAGATCATCCGCGACGAGCTGAACGAGATCGTCGACAAGTACGGCAACGAGCGGCGCACCCGGCTGATCCCTTACGACGGCGACATGTCGATGGAGGACCTGATCGCCGCCGAGGACGTGGTGGTGACCATCACCCGCACCGGCTACGCCAAGCGGACCAAGACCGACCTCTACCGGGCCCAGCGCCGCGGCGGCAAGGGCGTGCAGGGCGCGGCACTGAAGACCGATGACCTGGTGGCGCATTTCTTCGTGTGCTCCACGCACGACTGGATCCTGTTCTTCACCAACAAGGGCCGGGTCTATCGCACCAAGACCTATGACCTGCCCGAGGCCAACCGCAACGCCCGCGGCCAGCATGTGGCCAACCTGCTGGCCTTCCAGCCGGACGAGGTGATCGCCGAGGTGATCACCATCAAGAATTACGAGGCCTCGCCCTACCTGGTGCTGGCCACCAAGGCCGGACTGATCAAGAAGACCAAGCTGTCCGATTTCGACTCCAACCGCTCCGGCGGCATCGTGGCCATCAACCTGCGCGAGGAGGACGAGCTGATCGACGCCGCCCTCATCTCGCCGACCGATGACCTGTTGCTGGTGAGCAAGAAGGCGCAGTCCATCCGGTTCAAGGCCGACGACGAGACGCTGCGCCCGATGGGCCGGGCCACCTCCGGTGTGATCGGCATGCGGTTCTCCGGCCAGGACGAGCTGCTGGCCATGGAGGTCGTCCAGGACGACATGGAGATCCTGATCGCGACCGACGGCGGCTTCGCCAAGCGCACCAAGGTGGCCGAGTACCCGGTCCAAGGTCGAGGCGGGAAGGGCGTTCTGACCGCGCGTATAGTTTCCACGCGTGGTGCCTTGGTTGGCGCGATGACCGTTCGGCCCGAGGATGAGATCTACGCGATCACCTCCGACGGCGTGGTGATCCGGACATCTGTGGCCGAGGTGCGGCGAACGTCGCGTCAGACAATGGGCGTGCGGTTGATCAACCTTCCCGACGGCGTCAATCTGGTCTCGATCGCTCGCAATGCCGACGAACCCGAGGAGCAGGAGTAG